A window from Nocardioides mesophilus encodes these proteins:
- the fusA gene encoding elongation factor G has translation MAHIDAGKTTTTERILFYTGITYKIGEVHEGAATMDWMEQEQERGITITSAATTCWWKDHQINIIDTPGHVDFTAEVERSLRVLDGAVAVFDGVAGVEPQTMTVWRQANKYSVPRMCFVNKLDRTGADFFRCVDMMVDRLNSTPLVLQLPIGAESDFLGVVDLVGMRALTWRGETKMGEDYEVEEIPADMAEQAAEWRERFLETLAEADDAVMEKYLEGEEVPVEELEAAIRRATLADKVNPVLCGTAFKNKGVQPLLDAVVKYLPSPLDIDGIQGHDAKDEEKVIVRQPSDDEPFSGLAYKVATDPHLGKLIYVRVYSGKLEAGSTVLNSVNGRKERIGKVYQMHANKREEIASVGAGQIVAVMGLKDTKTGHTLCDMQHPVVLESMSFPAPVIEVAIEPKTKGDQEKLGTAIQRLSDEDPTFTVKSDEETGQTIIAGMGELHLEILVDRMKREFRVEATVGKPQVAYRETIRRKVEKHSYTHKKQTGGSGQFAKVLISIEPSIDPETGSGAGYEFVNAVSGGRIPREYIPSVDQGAQDAMEFGVLAGYPMVDVKVTLEDGAYHDVDSSELAFKIAGTQAFKEAARLAKPVLLEPMFAVEVTTPENFLGDVIGDINSRRGQVQSMFDRSGDRVVQALVPLSEMFGYVGDLRSKTSGQASYSMEFDSYAEVPQNVADEIIKKVRGE, from the coding sequence ATGGCGCACATCGACGCCGGCAAGACCACCACCACCGAGCGGATCCTGTTCTACACCGGCATCACCTACAAGATCGGTGAGGTCCACGAGGGCGCCGCCACGATGGACTGGATGGAGCAGGAGCAGGAGCGCGGCATCACGATCACGTCCGCCGCGACGACCTGCTGGTGGAAGGACCACCAGATCAACATCATCGACACCCCCGGTCACGTGGACTTCACCGCCGAGGTGGAGCGTTCGCTCCGCGTCCTCGACGGGGCGGTCGCCGTGTTCGACGGTGTCGCCGGTGTCGAGCCGCAGACGATGACCGTGTGGCGCCAGGCCAACAAGTACTCCGTCCCGCGGATGTGCTTCGTGAACAAGCTGGACCGCACCGGTGCGGACTTCTTCCGCTGCGTCGACATGATGGTCGACCGCCTCAACTCGACCCCGCTCGTCCTCCAGCTGCCGATCGGCGCCGAGAGCGACTTCCTCGGTGTCGTCGACCTGGTCGGCATGCGTGCCCTCACCTGGCGCGGCGAGACCAAGATGGGCGAGGACTACGAGGTCGAGGAGATCCCGGCCGACATGGCCGAGCAGGCCGCCGAGTGGCGCGAGCGCTTCCTCGAGACGCTGGCCGAGGCCGACGACGCGGTCATGGAGAAGTACCTCGAGGGCGAAGAGGTCCCGGTCGAGGAGCTCGAGGCCGCGATCCGTCGCGCCACCCTGGCCGACAAGGTCAACCCGGTCCTCTGCGGCACCGCGTTCAAGAACAAGGGCGTGCAGCCCCTGCTCGACGCGGTCGTGAAGTACCTCCCCTCGCCGCTCGACATCGACGGCATCCAGGGTCACGACGCCAAGGACGAGGAGAAGGTGATCGTCCGCCAGCCGAGCGACGACGAGCCGTTCTCCGGCCTGGCCTACAAGGTCGCCACCGACCCGCACCTGGGCAAGCTGATCTACGTCCGCGTCTACTCCGGCAAGCTGGAGGCCGGCTCGACCGTGCTCAACTCGGTCAACGGCCGCAAGGAGCGGATCGGCAAGGTCTACCAGATGCACGCGAACAAGCGTGAGGAGATCGCGTCGGTCGGCGCCGGCCAGATCGTCGCGGTCATGGGCCTCAAGGACACCAAGACCGGTCACACCCTGTGTGACATGCAGCACCCGGTGGTGCTCGAGTCGATGAGCTTCCCGGCCCCGGTGATCGAGGTCGCGATCGAGCCCAAGACCAAGGGCGACCAGGAGAAGCTGGGCACCGCGATCCAGCGGCTCTCCGACGAGGACCCCACCTTCACGGTGAAGTCCGACGAGGAGACCGGCCAGACGATCATCGCCGGCATGGGCGAGCTGCACCTGGAGATCCTGGTCGACCGGATGAAGCGCGAGTTCCGCGTCGAGGCCACCGTCGGCAAGCCGCAGGTCGCCTACCGCGAGACCATCCGCCGCAAGGTGGAGAAGCACTCCTACACCCACAAGAAGCAGACCGGTGGGTCCGGCCAGTTCGCGAAGGTGCTCATCTCGATCGAGCCGAGCATCGACCCGGAGACCGGCAGCGGTGCCGGCTACGAGTTCGTGAACGCCGTCTCCGGTGGCCGCATCCCCCGCGAGTACATCCCCTCGGTGGACCAGGGTGCGCAGGACGCCATGGAGTTCGGTGTCCTCGCCGGCTACCCGATGGTCGACGTGAAGGTGACTCTCGAGGACGGCGCCTACCACGACGTCGACTCCTCCGAGCTCGCGTTCAAGATCGCCGGGACCCAGGCCTTCAAGGAGGCCGCCCGGCTCGCCAAGCCCGTGCTGCTCGAGCCGATGTTCGCCGTCGAGGTCACGACCCCCGAGAACTTCCTCGGCGACGTGATCGGCGACATCAACTCGCGGCGCGGCCAGGTCCAGTCCATGTTCGACCGCTCGGGTGACCGGGTCGTGCAGGCGCTGGTACCGCTGTCCGAGATGTTCGGGTACGTTGGCGATCTGAGGTCCAAGACCTCCGGTCAGGCGTCGTACTCGATGGAGTTCGACTCGTACGCCGAGGTTCCGCAGAACGTCGCCGACGAGATCATCAAGAAGGTCCGCGGCGAGTAG
- the tuf gene encoding elongation factor Tu gives MAKAKFERTKPHVNIGTIGHIDHGKTTLTAAITKVLHDKYPDLNPFTPFDEIDKAPEERQRGITISIAHVEYQTESRHYAHVDCPGHADYIKNMITGAAQMDGAILVVAATDGPMPQTREHVLLARQVGVPAIVVALNKCDMVDDEELIELVEMEVRELLSEYEFPGDDIPVVRVAAFPALNGDEKWGQSIIELMDAVDEYIPQPEREIDKPFLMPVEDVFTITGRGTVITGRIERGVVKVNETVDIIGIREAKQTTTVTGVEMFRKLLDEGQAGENVGLLLRGTKREDVERGMVVIKPGTTTPHTNFEASVYILSKEEGGRHTPFFNNYRPQFYFRTTDVTGVVQLPEGTEMVMPGDNTDMSVELIQPIAMEDGLRFAIREGGRTVGAGRVTKIIK, from the coding sequence GTGGCTAAGGCGAAGTTCGAGCGGACTAAGCCGCACGTCAACATCGGCACCATTGGTCACATCGACCACGGCAAGACGACGTTGACCGCAGCGATCACCAAGGTGCTGCACGACAAGTACCCTGACCTGAACCCCTTCACGCCGTTCGACGAGATCGACAAGGCCCCGGAGGAGCGGCAGCGCGGTATCACCATCTCGATCGCGCACGTCGAGTACCAGACGGAGTCGCGTCACTACGCGCACGTCGACTGCCCCGGTCACGCCGACTACATCAAGAACATGATCACCGGCGCGGCGCAGATGGACGGCGCGATCCTCGTGGTCGCCGCCACCGACGGCCCGATGCCCCAGACCCGTGAGCACGTGCTGCTCGCGCGTCAGGTCGGCGTGCCGGCGATCGTGGTCGCCCTGAACAAGTGCGACATGGTCGACGACGAGGAGCTCATCGAGCTCGTCGAGATGGAGGTGCGCGAGCTCCTCTCGGAGTACGAGTTCCCCGGCGACGACATCCCCGTGGTCCGCGTGGCGGCCTTCCCGGCGCTGAACGGCGACGAGAAGTGGGGCCAGTCGATCATCGAGCTCATGGACGCTGTGGACGAGTACATCCCGCAGCCGGAGCGCGAGATCGACAAGCCGTTCCTGATGCCGGTCGAGGACGTCTTCACCATCACCGGTCGCGGCACGGTCATCACCGGCCGGATCGAGCGCGGTGTGGTCAAGGTCAACGAGACCGTCGACATCATCGGCATCCGCGAGGCCAAGCAGACCACCACGGTCACCGGCGTCGAGATGTTCCGCAAGCTGCTCGACGAGGGCCAGGCCGGCGAGAACGTCGGGCTGCTGCTTCGTGGCACCAAGCGCGAGGACGTCGAGCGCGGCATGGTCGTCATCAAGCCGGGCACCACGACCCCGCACACCAACTTCGAGGCCTCGGTCTACATCCTCTCGAAGGAGGAGGGCGGCCGTCACACGCCGTTCTTCAACAACTACCGTCCGCAGTTCTACTTCCGGACGACGGACGTCACCGGGGTCGTGCAGCTCCCCGAGGGCACCGAGATGGTCATGCCGGGCGACAACACCGACATGTCGGTCGAGCTGATCCAGCCGATCGCCATGGAGGACGGTCTCCGGTTCGCGATCCGGGAGGGTGGCCGCACCGTCGGCGCCGGCCGGGTCACCAAGATCATCAAGTGA
- the trmB gene encoding tRNA (guanosine(46)-N7)-methyltransferase TrmB, translating into MQQGVRPARPHTGVTEDGQRIREVLTYSRRGSRLSDAQAEVWGRRAERWWIPDEAVDEPGFSFADRFGRDAPLIVEIGSGIGEATAALAARRPAYDVLAFEVWRPGVAETFHALERAGVENVRMISVDAVWSLENLFAAESIAELWTFFPDPWPKKRHEQRRLVGPAFAAVAASRLQAGGVWRLATDWPPYAEQMQHVLDAEPLLEGGPVPRWTDRPHTRFERRGLRAGRPITDLAYRRREVVA; encoded by the coding sequence ATGCAGCAGGGCGTTCGGCCGGCGCGACCGCACACCGGCGTGACCGAGGACGGTCAGCGGATCCGCGAGGTCCTCACCTACAGCCGCCGCGGCAGCCGGCTCAGCGACGCCCAGGCCGAGGTGTGGGGGCGCCGGGCCGAGCGGTGGTGGATCCCCGACGAGGCCGTCGACGAGCCGGGCTTCTCCTTCGCCGACCGGTTCGGCCGCGACGCCCCGCTGATCGTGGAGATCGGGTCGGGGATCGGGGAGGCCACGGCGGCTCTGGCGGCCCGGCGGCCGGCGTACGACGTGCTCGCCTTCGAGGTCTGGCGGCCCGGGGTGGCGGAGACGTTCCACGCGCTGGAGCGCGCCGGCGTCGAGAACGTCCGGATGATCAGCGTCGACGCGGTGTGGTCGCTGGAGAACCTGTTCGCGGCGGAGAGCATCGCCGAGCTGTGGACGTTCTTCCCCGACCCGTGGCCCAAGAAGCGGCACGAGCAGCGGCGCCTGGTCGGCCCCGCCTTCGCGGCCGTCGCCGCCTCGCGGCTGCAGGCCGGTGGCGTCTGGCGGCTGGCGACCGACTGGCCGCCGTACGCCGAGCAGATGCAGCATGTCCTGGACGCCGAGCCGCTGCTCGAGGGCGGGCCGGTCCCGCGCTGGACGGACCGTCCGCACACCCGCTTCGAGCGCCGCGGGCTCCGCGCCGGGCGGCCGATCACCGACCTCGCCTACCGCCGGCGGGAGGTGGTCGCATGA
- a CDS encoding D-2-hydroxyacid dehydrogenase family protein produces the protein MSGPLRAVVLDDYAGAALGAADWSVLGDRVRVDVLTEHIPDPDELVARLSGYDVVVAMRERTPLPAVVLDRLTRLRLLVTTGMRNASIDVAAARANGVTVCGTRTSATSTVEHTWALILGLARHLEQESAHMRAGEWQSTQGIGLAGKQLGVVGLGRLGGEVARIGQAFGMSVVAWSTHLTQERADAVGVAKVGFDELLSTSDVVTLHLVLGDRSRGLVGARELELMKPTALLVNTSRGPIVQAGALLAALQAGTIGGAALDVYDQEPLPADDPLRSAPRSLLTPHLGYVTDDGWRTFFADVVEDVAAFLAGAPVRELP, from the coding sequence ATGAGCGGGCCGCTGCGCGCCGTGGTGCTGGACGACTACGCCGGCGCGGCGCTGGGCGCGGCCGACTGGTCGGTGCTCGGCGACCGGGTGCGGGTCGACGTCCTCACCGAGCACATCCCGGATCCCGACGAGCTCGTGGCGCGGCTCTCCGGCTACGACGTGGTGGTCGCGATGCGCGAGCGCACGCCGCTGCCGGCCGTGGTGCTGGACCGGCTGACGCGGCTGCGGCTGCTGGTGACCACCGGGATGCGCAACGCCTCGATCGACGTCGCCGCCGCGCGGGCCAACGGTGTGACGGTCTGCGGCACGCGCACCTCCGCGACCTCGACGGTCGAGCACACGTGGGCGCTGATCCTGGGGCTGGCCCGGCACCTCGAGCAGGAGAGCGCGCACATGCGCGCGGGGGAGTGGCAGTCCACGCAGGGCATCGGGCTGGCCGGCAAGCAGCTCGGCGTGGTGGGGCTCGGCCGGCTGGGCGGCGAGGTGGCCCGGATCGGTCAGGCCTTCGGCATGTCGGTCGTCGCGTGGAGCACCCACCTGACGCAGGAGCGGGCCGACGCGGTCGGGGTCGCCAAGGTCGGCTTCGACGAGCTGCTCTCCACCTCCGACGTGGTGACGCTGCACCTGGTCCTCGGCGACCGCAGCCGTGGCCTGGTCGGTGCCCGCGAGCTCGAGCTGATGAAGCCCACCGCCCTGCTGGTCAACACCTCGCGCGGTCCGATCGTGCAGGCCGGCGCCCTGCTCGCCGCCCTGCAGGCGGGCACCATCGGCGGGGCGGCCCTGGACGTCTACGACCAGGAGCCGCTGCCGGCCGACGATCCGCTGCGCTCGGCGCCCCGGTCGTTGCTGACGCCGCACCTGGGCTACGTCACCGACGACGGGTGGCGGACCTTCTTCGCCGACGTCGTCGAGGACGTCGCGGCCTTCCTGGCGGGCGCGCCGGTGCGCGAGCTGCCCTAG
- a CDS encoding aspartate aminotransferase family protein, whose amino-acid sequence MIDRDRLHDLHAEEERRFVADHPRSAELAEEARGSLLAGVPMPWMSRWPGAFPLFFVEASGARFSDVDGREYVDLCLGDTGAMTGHALPEVTEAICERARTGITTMLPSTDAAWVGEELRRRFGLARWQMAMSATDANRFVLRFARHLTGRPKVAVMDWCYHGTVDETLAVLDGDRVVPRPGALGPQVDVALTTRVVPFNDLGALERALAHGDVAALLMEPALTNIGIVLPEPGYLDEVRRLTREARTLLVIDETHTLCAGPGGCTRAWRLDPDMVVVGKPIGGGVPAAAYGLSAELAERLTPPMLSHDIDVAGVGGTLTGNALALAAVRRTLSVALREEDFAVAFPLAQAWADGVAGVIEEHALPWHVQRLGARAEYWFCPPPRDGAAAAAAIDEELEAFMHLWALNRGILLTPFHNMALFSPHHSRSDVDRHTEVFGQAVAALLGRS is encoded by the coding sequence ATGATCGACCGCGACCGGCTCCACGACCTGCACGCGGAGGAGGAGCGACGCTTCGTCGCCGACCACCCCCGCTCCGCCGAGCTCGCCGAGGAGGCGCGGGGCTCGCTGCTCGCCGGCGTGCCGATGCCCTGGATGAGCCGGTGGCCCGGCGCCTTCCCGCTCTTCTTCGTGGAGGCCTCCGGCGCCCGGTTCAGCGACGTCGACGGACGGGAGTACGTCGACCTGTGCCTCGGCGACACCGGGGCGATGACCGGTCACGCGCTGCCGGAGGTCACCGAGGCGATCTGCGAGCGGGCGCGCACCGGGATCACCACGATGCTGCCGAGCACCGACGCCGCCTGGGTGGGAGAGGAGCTCCGGCGACGCTTCGGGCTCGCCCGCTGGCAGATGGCGATGTCGGCGACCGACGCGAACCGGTTCGTGCTCCGGTTCGCGCGCCACCTCACCGGCCGGCCGAAGGTCGCGGTGATGGACTGGTGCTACCACGGGACCGTCGACGAGACGCTGGCCGTCCTCGACGGCGACCGGGTCGTGCCCCGTCCCGGTGCGCTCGGACCGCAGGTGGACGTCGCCCTCACCACCCGTGTGGTGCCCTTCAACGACCTCGGCGCGCTGGAGCGGGCGCTGGCGCACGGAGACGTCGCGGCGCTGCTGATGGAGCCGGCGCTGACCAACATCGGCATCGTGCTGCCCGAGCCGGGCTACCTCGACGAGGTACGCCGGCTGACCCGCGAGGCCAGGACCCTGCTGGTCATCGACGAGACGCACACGCTGTGCGCCGGCCCTGGAGGCTGCACCCGTGCCTGGCGGCTCGACCCGGACATGGTGGTGGTCGGCAAGCCGATCGGCGGCGGGGTGCCGGCCGCGGCGTACGGCCTGAGCGCGGAGCTGGCCGAACGGCTCACGCCGCCGATGCTCTCCCACGACATCGACGTCGCCGGGGTCGGCGGCACCCTCACCGGCAACGCGCTCGCCCTGGCCGCGGTGCGCCGGACCCTGTCGGTGGCGCTGCGCGAGGAGGACTTCGCGGTGGCGTTCCCGCTCGCGCAGGCGTGGGCCGACGGGGTGGCCGGCGTCATCGAGGAGCACGCCCTGCCCTGGCACGTGCAGCGCCTCGGGGCCCGTGCGGAGTACTGGTTCTGCCCTCCCCCGCGCGACGGCGCCGCGGCCGCCGCGGCGATCGACGAGGAGCTCGAGGCGTTCATGCACCTGTGGGCCCTCAACCGGGGGATCCTGCTGACGCCGTTCCACAACATGGCGCTGTTCTCCCCGCACCACAGCCGCTCCGACGTGGACCGACACACGGAGGTCTTCGGCCAGGCGGTGGCCGCGCTGCTGGGCCGCTCCTGA
- the rpsJ gene encoding 30S ribosomal protein S10, whose protein sequence is MAGQKIRIRLKAYDHEVIDTSARKIVDTVTRTGAKVAGPVPLPTEKNVYCVIRSPHKYKDSREHFEMRTHKRLIDIIDPTPKTVDSLMRLDLPAGVDIEIKL, encoded by the coding sequence ATGGCGGGACAGAAGATCCGCATCAGGCTCAAGGCCTACGACCACGAGGTGATCGACACCTCGGCGCGCAAGATCGTTGACACGGTCACCCGTACGGGCGCGAAGGTCGCCGGCCCTGTGCCGCTGCCCACCGAGAAGAACGTCTACTGCGTCATTCGCTCGCCCCACAAGTACAAGGACAGCCGCGAGCACTTCGAGATGCGCACCCACAAGCGCCTCATCGACATCATCGACCCCACCCCCAAGACGGTCGACTCGCTGATGCGGCTCGACCTTCCTGCTGGTGTCGACATCGAGATCAAGCTCTGA
- the rplC gene encoding 50S ribosomal protein L3, which produces MSTLERNVRGLLGTKLGMTQTWDDNNRIVPVTVIAAGTNVVTQVRQPETDGYNAVQIGFGEIDGRKVTKPLAGHFDKAGVTPRRHVVEIRTADAASYSVGQELSPELFAAGDEVDVTGTSKGKGFAGVMKRHGFHGVGASHGAHRNHRKPGSIGACATPGRVFKGVRMAGRMGGDTVTTQNISVHAVDVEKGLILLKGAVPGPKGGVVMIRSAAKSLVKEG; this is translated from the coding sequence ATGAGCACTCTTGAACGCAACGTCCGCGGGCTGCTGGGCACCAAGCTCGGCATGACCCAGACCTGGGACGACAACAACCGCATCGTGCCCGTGACCGTCATCGCGGCCGGCACCAACGTGGTCACGCAGGTCCGCCAGCCCGAGACGGACGGCTACAACGCCGTCCAGATCGGTTTCGGCGAGATCGACGGCCGCAAGGTGACCAAGCCGCTGGCAGGGCACTTCGACAAGGCCGGCGTCACGCCGCGCCGCCACGTGGTGGAGATCCGCACTGCGGACGCCGCGTCGTACTCCGTCGGTCAGGAGCTCAGCCCCGAGCTGTTCGCCGCCGGCGACGAGGTCGACGTGACCGGCACCAGCAAGGGCAAGGGCTTCGCCGGTGTGATGAAGCGTCACGGCTTCCACGGCGTCGGTGCCTCCCACGGTGCCCACCGCAACCACCGCAAGCCCGGCTCGATCGGCGCCTGCGCCACCCCCGGCCGCGTCTTCAAGGGCGTCCGGATGGCCGGCCGGATGGGCGGCGACACCGTCACCACCCAGAACATCTCGGTCCACGCCGTGGACGTCGAGAAGGGCTTGATCCTGCTCAAGGGCGCCGTTCCCGGCCCCAAGGGCGGCGTGGTCATGATCCGTTCCGCTGCCAAGTCGCTCGTCAAGGAGGGCTGA
- the rplD gene encoding 50S ribosomal protein L4, producing MADIKTVDVDLPAEIFDVQVNIPLIHQVVVAQQAAARQGTHSVKSRGEVRGGGRKPYKQKGTGRARQGSTRAPQFAGGGVVHGPTPRSYDQRTPKKMKAAALRGALSDRARAGRIHVVESLLDGGAPSTKAAVAALASLTQRPRALVVLERGDALTWLSLRNVDNIHILAVDQLNTRDVLVCDDVVFTKGAYDAFVAGPMAGKSVKAVATSTEADSDNGAEVSEA from the coding sequence ATGGCTGACATCAAGACCGTCGACGTCGATCTCCCCGCCGAGATCTTCGACGTGCAGGTGAACATCCCGCTGATCCACCAGGTCGTGGTGGCCCAGCAGGCCGCTGCTCGCCAGGGCACGCACTCGGTCAAGAGCCGCGGCGAGGTCCGCGGCGGTGGCCGCAAGCCCTACAAGCAGAAGGGCACCGGCCGCGCCCGTCAGGGCTCGACCCGCGCACCGCAGTTCGCCGGCGGTGGCGTGGTCCACGGCCCGACGCCGCGCAGCTACGACCAGCGCACCCCGAAGAAGATGAAGGCCGCCGCCCTGCGCGGTGCCCTCTCCGACCGGGCCCGCGCCGGCCGTATCCACGTGGTGGAGTCGCTGCTCGACGGCGGCGCCCCCTCGACCAAGGCCGCGGTCGCCGCTCTCGCCTCGCTGACCCAGCGCCCCCGTGCGCTGGTCGTGCTGGAGCGTGGCGACGCGCTGACCTGGCTCTCGCTGCGCAACGTGGACAACATCCACATCCTCGCGGTGGACCAGCTCAACACCCGCGACGTGCTGGTGTGCGACGACGTCGTGTTCACCAAGGGTGCCTACGACGCCTTCGTGGCCGGTCCGATGGCGGGCAAGTCCGTCAAGGCAGTGGCCACCTCGACCGAAGCGGATTCAGACAACGGAGCGGAGGTTTCCGAGGCATGA
- the rplW gene encoding 50S ribosomal protein L23: MSNFHKDHRDVLIAPVVSEKSYGLLDANKYTFLVDPRANKTEIKIAVEKVFNVKVTSVNTLNRAGKTRRTRFGMGKRANTKRAIVSLAEGQRIDIFGGPVS, encoded by the coding sequence ATGAGCAATTTCCACAAGGACCACCGTGACGTGCTGATCGCGCCGGTCGTCAGCGAGAAGAGCTACGGGCTGCTCGACGCGAACAAGTACACCTTCCTGGTGGACCCCAGGGCCAACAAGACCGAGATCAAGATCGCGGTCGAGAAGGTGTTCAACGTCAAGGTGACCTCCGTCAACACCCTGAACCGTGCGGGCAAGACGCGTCGCACCCGCTTCGGCATGGGCAAGCGAGCCAACACCAAGCGCGCGATCGTCAGCCTCGCCGAGGGACAGCGCATCGACATCTTCGGGGGCCCGGTCTCCTGA
- the rplB gene encoding 50S ribosomal protein L2: MGIRKYKPTTPGRRGSSVADFVEVTRSTPEKSLVRPLPKKGGRNNQGRITTRHQGGGHKRAYRVIDFRRYDKDGVPAKVAHIEYDPNRTARIALLHYADGEKRYIIAPQGLRQGTAVEAGVKADIKPGNNLPLRNIPVGTTIHCIELRPGGGAKIARSAGMSAQLVAKEGSRAQLRMPSGEMRYVDVRCRATVGEVGNAEQSNINWGKAGRMRWKGKRPTVRGVVMNPVDHPHGGGEGKTSGGRHPVSPWGKPEGRTRKRKASDALIVRRRKSGKRR, from the coding sequence ATGGGCATCCGTAAGTACAAGCCGACTACCCCGGGCCGTCGTGGCTCGTCGGTCGCCGACTTCGTCGAGGTGACGCGGTCGACGCCGGAGAAGTCGCTGGTGCGTCCCCTTCCGAAGAAGGGCGGCCGCAACAACCAGGGCCGGATCACCACCCGTCACCAGGGCGGTGGCCACAAGCGCGCCTACCGCGTCATCGACTTCCGTCGCTACGACAAGGACGGCGTGCCGGCCAAGGTCGCGCACATCGAGTACGACCCGAACCGCACGGCTCGGATCGCGCTGCTGCACTACGCCGACGGCGAGAAGCGGTACATCATCGCTCCGCAGGGTCTGCGTCAGGGCACGGCGGTGGAGGCCGGAGTCAAGGCCGACATCAAGCCGGGCAACAACCTGCCGCTGCGCAACATCCCGGTCGGTACGACGATCCACTGCATCGAGCTCCGGCCCGGTGGTGGCGCCAAGATCGCCCGCTCCGCCGGAATGTCGGCGCAGCTGGTCGCCAAGGAGGGCAGCCGCGCACAGCTCCGGATGCCGTCCGGCGAGATGCGGTACGTCGACGTGCGCTGCCGCGCCACCGTCGGCGAGGTCGGCAACGCCGAGCAGTCGAACATCAACTGGGGCAAGGCCGGCCGCATGCGCTGGAAGGGCAAGCGCCCGACCGTCCGTGGTGTCGTCATGAACCCGGTCGACCACCCGCACGGTGGTGGCGAGGGCAAGACGTCCGGTGGACGTCACCCCGTCTCCCCCTGGGGCAAGCCGGAGGGCCGCACGCGCAAGCGCAAGGCCTCGGACGCCCTCATTGTCCGTCGCCGCAAGTCCGGCAAGCGTCGCTGA
- the rpsS gene encoding 30S ribosomal protein S19, with protein sequence MPRSLKKGPFVDDHLSKKVDGQNEKGTHNVIKTWSRRSMIVPAMIGHTIAVHDGRKHVPVFVTDSMVGHKLGEFAPTRTYRGHVKDDRKSRRR encoded by the coding sequence ATGCCACGCAGCCTGAAGAAGGGTCCCTTCGTCGACGACCACCTGAGCAAGAAGGTGGACGGACAGAACGAGAAGGGCACGCACAACGTCATCAAGACGTGGTCGCGGCGCTCCATGATCGTGCCGGCCATGATCGGTCACACGATCGCGGTGCACGACGGTCGCAAGCACGTCCCGGTGTTCGTGACCGACTCGATGGTCGGTCACAAGCTCGGGGAGTTCGCGCCGACCCGCACCTACCGCGGGCACGTCAAGGACGACCGGAAGAGCCGCCGCCGCTGA
- the rplV gene encoding 50S ribosomal protein L22, with amino-acid sequence MSVMERRRVSARRDSLLGDQPGAFASARFVRITPMKARRVVDMVRGMGVDEALALLQFAPQAASETVYKVLESAVANAVTTESLDRNTLVVSKATVDEGPTMKRWRPRAQGRASRINKRTSHITLVVQPADQSNEKGRKA; translated from the coding sequence ATGAGCGTTATGGAGCGGAGGCGCGTGAGCGCCCGTCGCGACAGCCTTCTGGGCGACCAGCCCGGGGCTTTCGCCAGCGCGCGCTTCGTCCGGATCACCCCGATGAAGGCGCGTCGTGTCGTAGACATGGTGCGCGGGATGGGTGTCGACGAAGCGCTTGCCCTGCTGCAGTTCGCGCCGCAGGCGGCCAGTGAGACGGTCTACAAGGTCCTCGAGAGTGCGGTCGCCAATGCGGTGACCACCGAGAGCCTCGACCGCAACACCCTGGTCGTGAGCAAGGCGACGGTCGACGAGGGCCCGACGATGAAGCGCTGGCGCCCCCGTGCCCAGGGCCGTGCGTCGCGCATCAACAAGCGGACCAGCCACATCACCCTCGTGGTGCAGCCGGCCGACCAGTCGAACGAGAAGGGACGGAAGGCCTGA